One stretch of Euphorbia lathyris chromosome 7, ddEupLath1.1, whole genome shotgun sequence DNA includes these proteins:
- the LOC136200804 gene encoding uncharacterized protein — MKSVKKGKKYERRLHPILKPHPPTLNDYSDEDTIFPSLSQEMPTLDANQEGWRQILRGKQVHGAANINETRNAAAQTPSSIAPINDLRNKRITSASPHTRATIDDEGVHSSLRRSTLDKKRHNLNNNADNELVTEMGARHLQGSDNPQSDNLIDNYESNYPCPSDTEISPENSETFRGRSVGGRGPYKGMDLDKLTNGRKNKLVVFIPPGKYFRPIGKHSNKLSSWLGYCARIYGPPTEPWDEIEKKHRSRLWAMVQDYFDVSTDEKLKKREELGKVEHDRPEMKRAKFEYFCFFQMKTAYRRWKHKLHSQYRKYTNDDERLKHVPKELSAYAWKDMLKVFGSKDF; from the exons ATGAAGAGTGTAAAAAAGGGCAAGAAGTACGAGAGGAGATTACACCCGATACTTAAACCTCACCCACCTACCTTAAATGATTATTCCGATGAAGATACAATTTTCCCGTCACTAAGTCAAGAAATGCCTACTTTAGATGCAAATCAAG AGGGATGGAGACAAATTTTAAGAGGAAAGCAGGTACATGGTGCTGCTAACATTAATGAAACTAGAAATGCAGCTGCACAGACACCATCATCTATTGCGCCAATAAACG atttaagaaataaaagaattacaTCGGCTAGTCCTCATACACGTGCTACTATTGATGATGAAGGCGTGCATTCTTCGCTACGTCGATCTACTCTCG acaaaaagaGGCATAATTTAAATAACAATGCTGATAATGAACTGGTTACCGAGATGGGTGCTCGTCACTTGCAAGGTTCTGACAATCCACAATCTGATAATCTCATTGATAATTATGAATCCAACTATCCTTGCCCATCAGACACAGAGATAAGCCCTGAAAATTCTGAAACTTTTCGAG GGAGATCAGTTGGTGGTAGGGGACCATACAAAGGAATGGATCTCGACAAACTTACCAATGGAAGGAAAAACAAATTAGTTGTTTTCATTCCACCCGGCAAATATTTTAGACCAATTGGGAAACACTCTAATAAATTATCATCATGGTTAGGATACTGCGCAAGAATCTATGGACCTCCAACTGAGCCTTGGGATGAAATTGAAAAGAAGCACAGGTCCCGTTTATGGGCTATGGTTCAG GACTATTTTGATGTTAGTACTGATGAAAAGTTGAAGAAGCGTGAAGAGTTAGGAAAGGTCGAGCACGACAGGCCAGAAATGAAAAGGGCTAAGTTTGAGTACTTTTGTTTCTTTCAGATGAAGACAGCATATCGCAGATGGAAACATAAATTACATAGCCAATATCGCAAGTATACTAATGATGATGAACGTTTGAAACATGTTCCTAAAGAACTATCTGCATATGCTTGGAAAGACATGCTTAAAGTTTTTGGAAGCAAAGATTTTTAG